From a region of the Thiorhodovibrio winogradskyi genome:
- a CDS encoding carbon monoxide dehydrogenase — protein MNSSQGPRRQRHGIKKKLVEGAGGLVVGAALVVFLRGLSKNRRRQGTQTTDSTSPPTSSATQANNE, from the coding sequence ATGAACTCCTCTCAAGGGCCGCGGCGCCAACGCCACGGCATCAAGAAAAAACTGGTCGAGGGTGCCGGCGGACTGGTCGTCGGTGCCGCGCTGGTAGTCTTTTTGCGTGGTCTGAGCAAAAACCGCCGCCGTCAAGGCACCCAGACGACAGACAGCACGAGCCCGCCCACATCCTCTGCAACCCAAGCCAACAACGAGTAA
- a CDS encoding YtxH domain-containing protein, whose product MNYPPNPNGPSGMPGHGHDGARNSPAPDPVHYGSGNFPPSHGNYNGHGSYGSHGGQHPGYGPGADWPPGMATRPYQSNSSWLNLSNDRFIKGALIGAAAAYLLTNESVQRTLIKSAVRAWTLVQSGVEEVKERFHDAEAEVQAEANKDA is encoded by the coding sequence ATGAACTATCCCCCCAATCCGAACGGCCCCAGCGGCATGCCCGGTCACGGCCATGATGGAGCACGCAACAGCCCCGCGCCGGATCCAGTTCATTATGGCAGTGGCAATTTTCCCCCCAGCCATGGCAACTATAACGGCCATGGCAGCTATGGCAGCCATGGTGGCCAGCATCCAGGCTATGGCCCCGGCGCCGACTGGCCACCCGGCATGGCGACGCGCCCTTACCAAAGCAACTCCTCCTGGTTGAATCTTTCCAACGACAGATTCATCAAGGGCGCCCTCATTGGCGCCGCGGCCGCCTACCTGCTCACCAACGAGAGCGTCCAGCGCACCCTGATCAAAAGCGCCGTGCGCGCCTGGACACTGGTGCAAAGCGGTGTGGAGGAAGTCAAGGAACGCTTCCACGATGCCGAGGCCGAAGTCCAAGCCGAGGCCAACAAGGACGCCTGA
- a CDS encoding heavy metal translocating P-type ATPase produces the protein MHYQLIHQLPGRLRLRIPALNQPDYPAGALELWMEACPAVRSVRANPRARALILEYAGGPRARAAALAHLRAYPVDALPGLGLGFDPPSADTIPMVRGLLTMLAMPLLPPPLRALVTLLNIGPTLLQGIDTLVKRGVKMEVLDAVAVGLAATGGQHQTANITDFLLKLGEFLEHRTQRQSDRLLRQLLRPPPALAWVERAGELVQISADQVQPGETVAIGVGEAIPVDGWVLSGTALVNQASVTGENVPVRKEAPARVIAGSTLSEGRLRVEAARVGAETTQARVASFIQQALDQRSATQCLSERLADQRVILTLGTGALVYALTRDLRRLQAVFLVDYSCALKLGTPVAFKAALSKAAQHGVLIKGGEAIEQLAEVDTLVFDKTGTLTESALEVTETLVFDRQCDCTEVDLLALVASVEEHASHPLAQAVVAAAREQDLPHISHGEIDYLVAHGLSADIKGGRIVVGSRHYLEEHVGIDFKPHERRINRLLDEGKTLLYVANAQGPVGLIALRDRPRADAADVMARLRALGIQRLIMLTGDRRHKAEALAADLGLDEVHAELEPEAKAGLIEQLRAAGHRVAFVGDGINDGPALAAAHVGIAMPRGTDIARATADILLLEDQLAAIASARELTTGTMALIRGNFNIAVGVNTALLIGAVFGRISPIMSALLHNGTTIGVLLKALRGPRMQALAAPAGGERQPGHRHPDRPRHHRTGTWQ, from the coding sequence ATGCACTATCAACTCATCCACCAACTGCCCGGCCGGTTGCGGCTGCGGATTCCCGCCCTCAACCAGCCCGACTATCCCGCTGGCGCGCTTGAACTCTGGATGGAGGCCTGCCCCGCCGTCCGCTCGGTGCGCGCCAATCCCCGCGCCCGGGCGCTGATACTGGAATACGCCGGCGGGCCGCGCGCGCGCGCCGCCGCGCTTGCCCATCTGCGCGCCTATCCTGTCGACGCCCTGCCAGGGCTGGGTCTGGGCTTCGACCCACCCAGCGCCGACACCATCCCCATGGTGCGCGGCCTGCTGACCATGCTCGCCATGCCGCTGCTGCCGCCGCCACTGCGCGCGCTGGTAACCCTGCTCAACATCGGCCCGACCCTGCTCCAGGGCATCGACACCCTGGTCAAGCGCGGCGTGAAAATGGAGGTACTCGATGCCGTGGCGGTGGGGCTGGCGGCCACCGGCGGACAACACCAAACCGCGAACATCACCGACTTTCTGCTCAAGCTCGGCGAGTTTCTCGAGCACCGCACCCAACGCCAGTCCGATCGACTGCTGCGCCAATTGCTGCGCCCACCGCCAGCCCTGGCCTGGGTGGAACGCGCCGGCGAACTGGTCCAGATCAGCGCCGACCAGGTCCAGCCCGGCGAGACAGTCGCCATTGGCGTTGGCGAGGCGATTCCGGTCGATGGCTGGGTGCTGTCCGGCACCGCCCTGGTCAATCAGGCCAGCGTCACTGGCGAGAATGTCCCCGTGCGCAAGGAGGCCCCGGCGCGGGTCATCGCCGGCTCCACCCTCAGCGAAGGGCGACTGCGGGTGGAAGCCGCGCGGGTCGGCGCCGAAACCACCCAAGCTCGGGTGGCGAGTTTCATCCAGCAAGCGCTCGACCAACGCTCGGCCACCCAATGCCTGTCAGAGCGTCTGGCCGACCAGCGCGTGATCCTGACCCTGGGCACAGGCGCGCTGGTCTATGCCCTGACCCGCGACCTGCGCCGGCTGCAAGCGGTGTTCCTGGTCGACTACTCCTGCGCGCTCAAGCTCGGCACGCCGGTGGCCTTCAAGGCGGCGCTGTCCAAAGCCGCCCAGCATGGCGTACTCATCAAGGGCGGCGAGGCCATCGAACAACTCGCCGAGGTCGATACCCTGGTGTTCGACAAAACCGGCACCCTGACCGAAAGCGCCCTGGAGGTCACGGAAACACTGGTCTTCGACCGCCAGTGCGATTGCACCGAGGTCGATCTGCTTGCTCTGGTCGCCTCGGTCGAGGAACACGCCAGTCATCCGCTCGCCCAGGCCGTGGTCGCCGCCGCGCGCGAGCAGGATCTGCCCCACATCTCCCACGGCGAGATCGACTATCTGGTCGCCCATGGCCTCTCGGCCGACATCAAGGGCGGGCGCATCGTGGTCGGCAGCCGCCATTATCTCGAAGAGCACGTCGGCATTGATTTCAAGCCGCACGAGCGCCGCATCAATCGCCTGCTCGATGAAGGCAAGACCCTGCTCTATGTCGCCAATGCGCAAGGTCCGGTGGGGTTGATCGCCCTGCGCGACCGCCCACGCGCCGACGCGGCGGACGTCATGGCCCGGCTACGTGCCCTCGGCATCCAGCGGCTGATCATGCTCACCGGTGATCGCCGCCACAAGGCCGAGGCGCTGGCCGCCGATCTCGGGCTGGACGAGGTGCATGCCGAACTCGAACCCGAGGCCAAGGCCGGCCTCATCGAGCAACTGCGCGCCGCCGGCCACCGTGTCGCCTTCGTCGGCGACGGCATTAACGACGGCCCGGCGCTGGCCGCCGCCCATGTCGGCATCGCCATGCCGCGCGGCACCGACATCGCCCGCGCCACCGCCGACATCCTGCTGCTTGAGGACCAGCTCGCCGCCATCGCCAGCGCGCGCGAACTCACCACCGGCACCATGGCCCTGATCCGCGGCAACTTCAACATCGCCGTCGGCGTCAACACCGCCCTGCTGATCGGCGCCGTGTTCGGGCGCATCTCCCCCATCATGAGCGCCCTGCTGCACAACGGCACCACCATCGGCGTGCTGCTCAAGGCACTGCGCGGGCCAAGGATGCAGGCCCTAGCCGCGCCTGCCGGTGGTGAAAGGCAACCAGGCCATCGGCACCCTGACCGACCGCGACATCACCGTACGGGGACTTGGCAGTGA
- a CDS encoding response regulator, whose amino-acid sequence MLDDMHQGLQGIVLEHDVGRLARDLGTAPLEAIRAAPPEVVFLDLGLPDMDGLAVARELATWPERQTLTLVALSGYSLAEEPEAETLFEQRLMKPAKRADFERVLAAAGGPEEISPAINPAINPAR is encoded by the coding sequence ATGCTCGATGACATGCACCAGGGTCTCCAGGGCATCGTCCTTGAGCACGATGTCGGCCGCCTGGCGCGCGACCTCGGTACCGCGCCCTTGGAGGCCATCCGTGCCGCGCCGCCGGAGGTGGTGTTCCTCGATCTGGGGCTGCCGGACATGGACGGTTTGGCGGTGGCGCGCGAACTGGCGACCTGGCCCGAACGCCAAACCCTGACGCTGGTCGCGCTATCAGGCTATAGCCTGGCCGAGGAGCCTGAGGCCGAGACGCTGTTCGAGCAACGGCTGATGAAGCCGGCCAAGCGAGCGGACTTCGAACGCGTGCTTGCCGCCGCTGGCGGCCCCGAGGAGATAAGCCCGGCGATCAACCCGGCGATCAACCCGGCGCGGTAG
- a CDS encoding SufD family Fe-S cluster assembly protein: MAHKPLELIARGSSTRTEAVPVVREAHPLAQVTQEAAIGSIDQTQLETLMAHGLTPDQAIDLVIGGLPRPQWESDE, from the coding sequence ATGGCCCACAAGCCGCTTGAATTGATCGCGCGCGGATCCTCGACGCGGACGGAAGCCGTGCCCGTGGTCCGGGAGGCCCACCCGCTGGCCCAGGTCACCCAAGAGGCCGCCATCGGCAGCATCGACCAAACCCAGCTCGAGACTCTGATGGCGCATGGACTGACGCCGGATCAGGCCATCGATCTGGTGATCGGCGGCTTGCCGCGACCGCAATGGGAGAGCGACGAATGA
- a CDS encoding DUF502 domain-containing protein, giving the protein MSNRFSLTGLLTRLRNLFLQGIALLAPLALTLGLLVWLGHLVETIVGAGLRGLLPQGWYFHGLGFMVGLLLTLATGLLANLFLVRWLVNLLEHILDRIPLVKSVFQGLKDVARFLNQSDGSQLGRPVMVRLPLGDTEVRLLGFVMQEQARLTELSSDPSAAALDLVAVYLPMSYQVGGYTLYLDRNRISPLSVSPQDALRAVLTGGAMTPETNTKARTRRS; this is encoded by the coding sequence ATGTCAAACCGCTTTTCCCTGACCGGCCTGCTCACACGACTGCGCAATCTGTTTCTGCAAGGCATCGCCCTGCTCGCGCCCCTGGCCCTGACGCTCGGCCTGCTGGTCTGGCTCGGCCACCTGGTGGAGACCATCGTGGGCGCCGGACTGCGCGGCCTGTTGCCCCAGGGCTGGTATTTCCACGGCCTCGGCTTCATGGTCGGCCTGCTGCTGACGCTGGCCACTGGTCTGCTGGCGAATCTGTTTTTGGTGCGCTGGCTGGTCAACCTGCTCGAGCATATCCTTGACCGCATCCCGCTGGTCAAGAGCGTGTTCCAGGGACTTAAGGATGTGGCGCGCTTTCTCAACCAAAGCGACGGCAGCCAGCTGGGCCGCCCGGTGATGGTGAGGCTCCCCTTGGGCGACACCGAGGTGCGACTGCTGGGCTTCGTGATGCAGGAGCAGGCCCGGCTGACGGAACTCTCCAGCGACCCCAGTGCCGCCGCGCTCGACCTGGTCGCGGTCTACCTACCGATGAGCTACCAGGTGGGCGGCTACACCCTGTATCTCGACCGAAACCGCATCAGCCCGCTCTCGGTCAGTCCCCAGGATGCACTGCGCGCGGTGCTGACCGGCGGCGCCATGACCCCGGAAACAAACACCAAGGCGCGAACGCGCCGATCTTAA
- a CDS encoding aminotransferase class I/II-fold pyridoxal phosphate-dependent enzyme — MSSQPRLAARLAQIQPFHVMEVLAKAREMERAGRSVIHLEVGEPDFPTPAPIVARAEQALRAGLTRYTPAEGLPELRAAIADHYPAAIRPSPERIALVPGSSAALLVAFALLLDPGDEVLLADPGYPCNANFIHLLGGVPKRLSCGPEVNYQLRPEAIRAHWSERTRAVLVGSPANPTGSLVTAAEMTAVADQVRTLGGTLVVDELYHGLVYEGDVRTALHDGDDIFVVNGFSKYHGMTGWRLGWLVAPAGYRRAVARLCQNLFISAPTISQQAALAAFAPEVSAELVRRREAFRARRDLLVPALRQLGFKVPLLPAGAFYVYADVSDLTDDSAAFAARILEQTGVAITPGRDFGVYRQAEHLRFSYAAPLEQLEEAVRRLSA; from the coding sequence ATGAGCAGTCAGCCCCGACTTGCCGCGCGATTGGCGCAGATTCAGCCCTTTCATGTGATGGAAGTGCTGGCGAAGGCGCGGGAAATGGAGCGCGCCGGTCGCTCGGTGATTCATCTCGAGGTGGGAGAGCCCGACTTTCCTACTCCGGCGCCCATTGTGGCGCGTGCCGAGCAGGCGCTTCGCGCTGGGCTGACGCGCTACACGCCGGCTGAAGGTCTGCCCGAACTGCGAGCGGCCATCGCCGACCACTATCCCGCCGCCATCCGCCCCTCACCCGAGCGGATCGCCCTGGTGCCCGGGTCCTCGGCGGCCTTGCTGGTGGCCTTTGCCCTGCTGCTCGATCCGGGCGATGAGGTTCTGCTCGCCGACCCCGGTTATCCCTGCAACGCCAATTTCATTCATTTGCTCGGTGGGGTTCCCAAACGGCTGTCCTGCGGCCCGGAGGTCAACTACCAGCTTAGGCCCGAGGCCATTCGCGCGCACTGGAGCGAGCGCACCCGCGCGGTGCTGGTGGGTTCCCCGGCCAACCCAACCGGCAGTCTGGTGACGGCAGCGGAAATGACCGCGGTGGCCGATCAGGTGCGCACGCTGGGCGGCACCCTGGTGGTCGATGAGCTGTATCACGGCCTGGTCTACGAGGGCGATGTGCGCACCGCCCTGCATGATGGTGATGACATCTTCGTTGTCAACGGCTTCTCGAAATACCATGGCATGACCGGCTGGCGACTCGGCTGGCTGGTCGCGCCCGCCGGTTACCGCCGCGCCGTGGCCAGGTTGTGCCAGAATCTGTTCATCTCGGCGCCGACGATCTCACAACAGGCAGCGCTGGCGGCCTTCGCGCCCGAGGTCAGCGCCGAGCTGGTCCGCCGGCGTGAAGCCTTTCGCGCGCGACGGGATTTACTGGTGCCCGCGCTGCGTCAACTCGGCTTCAAAGTGCCGCTGCTGCCGGCTGGCGCCTTCTATGTCTACGCCGATGTCAGCGATCTGACCGACGACAGCGCCGCGTTCGCCGCCAGGATTCTCGAGCAGACCGGCGTCGCCATTACCCCCGGGCGCGACTTCGGCGTCTATCGCCAAGCCGAGCACCTGCGCTTCTCCTACGCCGCGCCCCTTGAGCAGCTCGAGGAAGCGGTGCGACGACTGAGCGCCTGA
- a CDS encoding transglutaminase domain-containing protein, whose amino-acid sequence MNPNPPWLFTLTLLLWSWQSGAWLPGLALAAWFEWTMRTRSRWRLADRHLERLVDLTSLLVLALVLFEYSRGPLSAGIFATLRWSPVLLAPLLSAQLLSARAGVSYRALFLSQRRSRSPEADRVLDLTPIYLAACVLAAGVGTSAGGGASHPLGYLGGVLVLTLWVSAWQPRARPRRQWPLWLALLILAGALAWVGQQGVTQAQRRVEELAVNWMSGLLWSERDPYQARTALGEIGELKLSDRVLYRVTTDAPLRQALLLRTASYDRYAGATWFTHERAFTPVSMVGGDWLWMSAERAPTAPGAESGGADQRVRIGGYLPRRGQLLPLPSGAWRLRDLPVDSLERQSLGAVKAKDGPPLIRYQAFFTASARHDRPPQDTDLRVPKPEVPVLQALAAELGLNAQNTAETIRRVRAHFAQDFRYSLRLPGAPSGRTEIGHFLTSTQAGHCEFFASATVLLLRQAGIPARYAVGYSVQEADAAPNSYRVRRSHAHAWTLYWDSGHWHDFDTTPALWAALEASERPVWQPLADLWSRLWYEVNLSRLEPGQGTPLWLWGVLGLLFALLAYRLRLGQRWTAARTRRRDRRAAAPDSPLAPIATALTRAGWPRRPGETERQWLTRLKHSQAGARELPASEPLLHLHEKSRYRPGGLAASERTRLEAEIAAWLAAWKAS is encoded by the coding sequence ATGAACCCCAATCCACCATGGCTGTTCACGCTCACGCTGCTGCTGTGGAGCTGGCAGAGCGGCGCCTGGCTGCCGGGGCTGGCGCTGGCGGCCTGGTTCGAGTGGACCATGCGCACCCGCTCGCGCTGGCGGCTGGCCGACCGGCATCTCGAGCGCCTGGTCGATCTCACCAGCCTGCTGGTGCTGGCCCTGGTGCTGTTTGAATACAGCCGCGGCCCGCTCTCGGCGGGCATTTTTGCCACGCTGCGCTGGTCGCCAGTGCTGCTCGCGCCCCTGCTGTCGGCGCAGTTGCTCAGTGCCCGCGCCGGTGTCAGCTATCGCGCCCTGTTCCTGTCGCAGCGGCGCAGTCGCTCGCCCGAGGCCGACCGGGTGCTGGATCTCACGCCCATCTATCTGGCCGCCTGCGTGCTGGCTGCTGGGGTCGGCACGAGTGCTGGTGGCGGCGCGTCGCATCCCCTGGGCTATCTGGGTGGCGTGCTCGTGCTCACGCTCTGGGTCAGCGCCTGGCAGCCGCGAGCGCGACCTAGGCGCCAATGGCCGCTGTGGCTGGCGCTGCTGATCCTCGCCGGCGCCCTGGCCTGGGTCGGGCAGCAGGGAGTGACCCAGGCGCAGCGGCGGGTCGAGGAGCTGGCGGTCAACTGGATGAGCGGGCTGCTGTGGAGCGAGCGCGATCCCTACCAGGCGCGCACCGCCCTGGGCGAGATCGGCGAGCTGAAACTCTCGGACCGCGTGCTCTATCGCGTCACGACCGATGCGCCGCTGCGCCAGGCCCTGCTGCTGCGCACCGCCAGCTATGATCGCTATGCCGGCGCCACCTGGTTTACCCATGAGCGGGCCTTCACGCCCGTGTCCATGGTTGGCGGCGACTGGCTGTGGATGTCCGCGGAGAGAGCGCCGACAGCGCCGGGCGCGGAGAGCGGGGGCGCCGACCAGCGGGTGCGCATCGGCGGCTATCTGCCCAGGCGCGGTCAGTTGCTGCCGCTGCCGAGCGGCGCGTGGCGCCTGCGCGATCTGCCCGTCGACAGCCTTGAGCGGCAGTCGCTCGGCGCGGTCAAGGCCAAGGATGGACCACCGCTGATCCGCTACCAGGCCTTTTTTACCGCAAGCGCCCGTCACGACCGCCCGCCGCAAGACACCGATCTGCGCGTGCCCAAGCCGGAGGTGCCGGTGTTGCAGGCGCTGGCCGCCGAACTGGGTTTGAACGCACAAAACACCGCCGAGACCATCCGCCGGGTGCGCGCCCATTTCGCCCAAGACTTCCGCTACAGCCTCAGGCTGCCCGGCGCCCCGTCGGGGCGGACCGAGATCGGGCATTTTCTCACCAGTACCCAAGCCGGCCACTGCGAATTCTTCGCCTCCGCCACTGTGCTGCTGTTGCGCCAGGCCGGCATCCCCGCGCGCTATGCCGTCGGCTACTCGGTGCAGGAAGCCGATGCCGCTCCCAACAGCTACCGCGTGCGCCGCAGCCACGCCCATGCTTGGACGCTCTACTGGGACAGTGGTCACTGGCATGATTTCGACACCACTCCGGCGCTCTGGGCCGCGCTCGAAGCCAGCGAGCGTCCCGTCTGGCAGCCGCTGGCGGATCTCTGGTCGCGGCTGTGGTATGAGGTGAACCTCAGCCGCCTGGAACCGGGGCAGGGCACGCCGCTCTGGCTTTGGGGTGTGCTCGGATTGCTGTTCGCGCTGCTGGCCTACCGCCTGCGCCTCGGCCAGCGCTGGACCGCCGCGCGCACGCGGCGACGTGACCGGCGCGCGGCCGCCCCCGACAGCCCGCTCGCGCCCATCGCCACCGCGCTGACCCGCGCCGGCTGGCCGCGTCGTCCGGGCGAGACCGAGCGCCAGTGGCTGACGCGCCTGAAGCACAGCCAAGCAGGCGCGCGCGAACTGCCCGCGAGCGAGCCGCTCTTGCACCTGCATGAAAAATCCCGTTACCGCCCTGGCGGTCTCGCCGCGTCCGAGCGCACCCGGCTTGAGGCCGAGATCGCCGCCTGGCTGGCGGCCTGGAAGGCATCCTAA
- a CDS encoding helix-turn-helix domain-containing protein translates to MSRPMLTPETHNALRLFGGLIEEGRLRKGWSREELAQRVGVGVLTIRRVIQGAPGVAIGTYFEAATLVGIPLFALESQGLLDRELARQQEKLQLLPSRVRRPQEDRVDDDF, encoded by the coding sequence ATGTCGCGCCCCATGCTCACCCCAGAGACTCACAACGCCCTGCGCCTGTTCGGCGGCCTGATTGAGGAAGGCCGGCTGCGCAAGGGCTGGTCGCGCGAGGAACTGGCCCAGCGGGTTGGCGTCGGCGTGCTGACCATCCGCCGCGTCATCCAGGGCGCACCCGGCGTGGCCATCGGCACCTATTTCGAGGCGGCCACCCTGGTTGGCATCCCCCTGTTCGCGCTCGAATCGCAAGGCTTACTTGATCGCGAGCTGGCGCGTCAACAGGAGAAGCTGCAACTCTTGCCATCGCGCGTGCGCCGCCCCCAAGAGGATCGCGTCGACGATGACTTCTGA
- a CDS encoding type II toxin-antitoxin system HipA family toxin: MTSERQTNREAYVWVWLPGMLAPVVAGRLVREARGGYSFTYGRSYLDRAEAISLFADELPLQPGVQRQRDDDIPSCLRDAAPDAWGRRVIVQRLTGQRGTAAARVELDDLTYLLESGSDRIGALDFQTSATSYRARTAASASLDELAEAAERLERGEPLSPALALALQHGTSIGGARPKALLASESTRQIAKFSTSSDLFNVVKAEYLAMRLASRVGLEVAPVTLTRALGRDVLLIDRFDRRRTPAGWERRLMLSALTLLGLRELEARYASYEDLAHRVRRDFSAPRATLHELFGRMVFNILCGNTDDHARNHAAFWDGQRYRLTPAYDICPQLRTGGEASQAMLLTGQRRDSRLVTCLAAAPAFGLTQTQARDWIDHQRATLEGSWNPLCDQAELSRAERDAFWQRAFLHPYCLEDYPTG, encoded by the coding sequence ATGACTTCTGAGCGGCAGACGAACCGAGAAGCCTATGTCTGGGTTTGGCTGCCTGGAATGCTCGCACCCGTGGTCGCCGGTCGGCTTGTGCGGGAGGCGCGCGGCGGTTATTCCTTTACCTATGGTCGCTCCTACCTGGACCGAGCGGAAGCGATCAGCCTGTTCGCGGATGAGTTGCCCTTGCAACCCGGCGTTCAGCGCCAGCGCGATGATGACATCCCCTCCTGTCTGCGCGATGCCGCGCCGGATGCCTGGGGCCGGCGTGTCATCGTCCAACGCTTGACTGGGCAGCGCGGGACGGCGGCCGCACGGGTCGAGCTTGATGACTTGACCTACCTGCTCGAGTCGGGGTCGGATCGCATCGGCGCCCTGGATTTTCAGACCTCCGCCACCTCCTATCGGGCACGCACGGCGGCCAGCGCGAGCCTGGATGAACTGGCGGAGGCCGCCGAGCGATTGGAGCGCGGCGAGCCCCTGTCGCCCGCCCTGGCGCTCGCGCTCCAGCATGGCACCTCCATCGGCGGAGCGCGCCCCAAGGCATTGCTGGCGAGCGAATCGACGCGCCAAATCGCCAAGTTCTCGACCAGCTCCGATCTGTTTAACGTGGTTAAGGCGGAATATTTGGCCATGCGCCTGGCCAGCCGGGTGGGTCTTGAGGTGGCGCCGGTGACCCTGACCCGGGCGCTCGGGCGCGACGTGTTGCTGATTGATCGTTTTGATCGGCGGCGAACGCCCGCCGGCTGGGAACGACGACTGATGCTGTCGGCACTGACGCTGCTCGGATTGCGCGAGCTGGAGGCGCGTTATGCCAGTTATGAGGATCTGGCCCACCGGGTTCGGCGGGATTTCAGCGCCCCGCGGGCGACGCTCCATGAACTCTTTGGCCGCATGGTCTTCAACATTCTGTGCGGTAATACCGATGATCACGCCCGCAATCATGCCGCCTTCTGGGACGGGCAGCGCTATCGGCTCACCCCGGCCTATGATATCTGCCCGCAATTGCGCACCGGCGGCGAGGCGAGCCAGGCCATGCTGCTGACCGGACAGCGCCGCGACAGCAGGCTGGTCACTTGCCTCGCCGCCGCGCCCGCCTTCGGTCTGACACAAACCCAAGCCCGCGACTGGATTGATCATCAGCGTGCCACCCTGGAAGGATCCTGGAACCCTCTCTGCGACCAAGCCGAATTGAGTCGCGCCGAGCGGGACGCCTTCTGGCAACGCGCGTTTCTCCATCCCTACTGTCTTGAGGATTATCCGACAGGCTAG
- a CDS encoding DUF58 domain-containing protein — protein MNVAWLRASLYPGLRRLERWQRFQHQGLTPLGRFVLGLGFAAAIFGIDPRLNQLYQLFTLALSLLLFAGLAAVVDGRWRRGQVSASRELPRTASVGTPLDYRVRLHCRGRRTWRAWFLTERLPDPTPTRAQFRDSRQGADAGDAWFDRLMGYPRWRRLLAANRAVRVGEPQAVDHLSVNQLTQVRLRLTPLRRGYLRLPGLWLTRPDPLGLVQVRVRVPREQSLLVLPRRYPAPRLSLPGRRQYQPGGWTLAGAVGDSQEFIGLREYRPGDSPRLIHWPSWARSGSPQVKEFQDEFFTRHALVLDTFAASVSLNAGDARDASDATFEAAVSVAASLCDRIGDEDSLLDLLFVGAETYCFTGGRGLGGVGQFLEILACAQPAAAGSVAQLEQALRGRIGQLSALVLVLLAFDAPRRKLVRTLARAGLPLRILVISTRDAPALNAGWSGPPAQPIHPERIGEGLAQVVE, from the coding sequence GGCAGCGCTTTCAACACCAGGGGCTGACGCCGCTGGGGCGCTTCGTGCTGGGGTTGGGTTTCGCCGCGGCCATCTTTGGTATTGACCCCCGGCTCAATCAGCTCTATCAATTGTTCACCCTGGCGCTGTCCTTGCTGCTGTTCGCGGGGCTGGCGGCCGTGGTCGATGGCCGCTGGCGGCGCGGGCAGGTCAGCGCCAGCCGCGAGCTGCCACGCACCGCGAGCGTCGGCACCCCGCTCGACTACCGGGTGCGCTTGCATTGTCGGGGCCGGCGGACCTGGCGCGCTTGGTTTCTCACCGAGCGCTTGCCGGATCCAACGCCAACGCGCGCGCAGTTTCGCGACTCGCGCCAGGGTGCCGACGCGGGCGATGCTTGGTTTGATCGCCTGATGGGCTATCCGCGCTGGCGCCGGCTGCTGGCGGCCAACCGCGCGGTTAGGGTCGGTGAGCCCCAGGCCGTCGACCACCTGAGTGTCAATCAGCTGACCCAGGTGCGCCTGCGCCTGACGCCGTTGCGCCGCGGCTATCTGCGCCTGCCTGGCCTGTGGCTGACGCGGCCCGATCCGCTGGGCCTGGTCCAGGTGCGGGTGAGGGTTCCCCGCGAGCAATCCCTGCTGGTGCTGCCAAGGCGCTATCCGGCGCCGCGACTCAGCCTGCCGGGGCGGCGCCAGTATCAGCCCGGCGGCTGGACACTGGCCGGTGCCGTGGGCGATTCACAGGAATTCATCGGGCTGCGCGAGTATCGCCCGGGTGATTCGCCACGCCTCATTCACTGGCCGAGCTGGGCGCGCTCCGGCAGCCCGCAGGTGAAGGAGTTTCAGGATGAATTCTTCACCCGTCATGCGCTGGTGCTGGACACTTTCGCCGCGAGCGTCAGTCTGAATGCTGGGGATGCCCGAGATGCGAGCGACGCGACCTTCGAGGCGGCGGTCAGCGTCGCCGCCTCCCTGTGCGACCGCATCGGCGACGAGGACAGCCTGCTCGATCTGCTCTTTGTCGGCGCCGAGACCTATTGCTTCACCGGCGGGCGTGGACTCGGCGGCGTCGGGCAGTTTTTGGAGATCCTCGCCTGCGCGCAGCCGGCCGCCGCGGGCAGCGTCGCCCAGCTCGAGCAGGCGCTGCGCGGACGCATCGGCCAGCTCAGCGCCCTGGTGCTGGTGCTGCTCGCGTTCGACGCGCCCCGGCGCAAGTTGGTGCGCACCCTGGCCCGCGCCGGGCTGCCGCTGCGGATTCTGGTGATCTCCACGCGGGATGCGCCGGCCCTGAACGCTGGCTGGAGCGGACCGCCGGCGCAGCCCATTCATCCCGAGCGCATCGGCGAGGGTTTGGCGCAAGTGGTTGAGTGA